The Oncorhynchus clarkii lewisi isolate Uvic-CL-2024 chromosome 20, UVic_Ocla_1.0, whole genome shotgun sequence nucleotide sequence GCTCCGCCTCCCTCGCAGAGAAAGCATCCTTGCATCTTGATGTGGTAGGTGTAGAACCTGAAAGAGTGATGTTTTCTGGGGGACGTAGTACTACCCTTAGGCGGTATAGTGTGTGCTTCCAGGTTCTGTGCCCTGTAGAACTCAGCTCTGGCATGGCAAAAACTACAGCGACTCAACAACAAACGTATATCCTTCTGAAACGATCGAGTAAAGATGGTGTAGAGGAAGGGGTTACAGAGGGAGTTGATTGGGTAGAAGAGGACGAGCAGGATCTTGGAGTGGGAGACGGTGATGAGGGGCATGCGGAGAGCCGCCGAGATGCCGAAGAAAGAGATGGGTGCCATGCAGATGAAGTCGGTGAAGATTAGGACGGCCATGCGCTTGGCGATCTTGGAGTCACCGTGGCGGATTGCTAGGTCGGGGTTGTGGATGGACAGGTAGATGCGTACGTAGCAGCAGCAGATGATGAAAAAGGCAGTGacgttgaggaggaggagggctacAACATACACCTGGGAGGCTAGGGACTCGATGTCCATGGGCAGGCAGATTGACACCTGGAGGATAAAATATCAAAGAAAGTCAGTCAATCAGGTAAATGTGTAAAGCCCGTTTTACATCAACAATTGTCAGGAAGTTATTTTACAGCAGAAATAAAAAGGCTGTGAATGTTCACCTACTACAGTATATGTTCTGTGTAAAGTGAATGTTTGAATACGGGCCCAGGTTTACAGAAAGCatcacagattaagcctagtcctggtcTAAAAAGCAAGTTCAATGGAGATTGAAAGTGCTGTATAGtctaggactaggcttaatctgtttcTGATAAACCGGCCCTTTGTTAATACATGCCCTAAActtaaatgaaaaaaatatatatatacagtggggcaaaaaagtatttagtcagccaccaattgtgcaagttctcccacttaaaaagatgagagaggcctgtaattgtcatcataggttcacttcaactatgacagacaaaatgagaaaaaaaaatccagaaaatcacattgtaggattttgaatgaatttatttgcaaattatggtggaaaataagtatttggtcaataacaaaagtttatctcaatactgttatataccctttgttggcaatgacagaggtcaaacgttttctgtaagtcttcacaaggttttcacacactgttgctggtattttggcccattcctccatgcagatctcctctagagcagtgatgttttggggctgttgctgggcaacacagactttcaactccctccaaagattttctatggggttgagatctggagactggctaggccactccaggaccttgaaatgcgtcttacgaagccactccttcgttgcccgggcggtgtgtttgggatcattgtcatgctgaaagacccagacacgtttcatcttcaatgcccttgctgatggaaggaggttttcactcaaaatctcacgatacatggccccattcattctttcctttacacggatcagtcgtcctggtccctttgcagaaaaacagccccaaagcatgatgtttccacccccatgcttcacagtaggtatggtgttatttggatgcaactcagcattgtttgtcctccaaacacgacgagttgagtttttaccaaaaagttatattttggtttcatctgaccatatgacattctcccaatcttcttctggatcatccaaatgctctctagcaaacttcagacgggcctggacatgtactggcttaagcagggggacacgtctggcactgcaggatttgagtccctggcggcgtagtgtgttactgatggtaggctttgttactttggtcccagctctctgcaggtcattcactaggtccccccgtgtggttctgggatttttgctcaccgttcttgtgatcattttgaccccacggggtgagatcttgcgtggagccccaggccgagggagattatcagtggtcttccatttcctaataattgctcccacagttgatttcttcaaaccaagctgcttacctattgcagattcagtcttcccagcctggtgcaggtctacaattttgtttctggtttcCTTTGACAGGTCTTTATTctaggccatagtggagtttggagtgtgactgtttgaggttgtggacaggtgtcttttatactgataacaagttcaaacaggtgccattaatacaggtaacgagtggaggacagaggagcctcttaaagaagaagttacaggtctgtgagagccagaaatcttgcttgtttgtaggtgaccaaatacttattttccaccataatttgcaaataaattaataaaaaatcctacaatgtgattttctggattttttttctcattttgtctgtcatagttgaagtgtacctatgatgaaaattacaggcctcttatctttttaagtgggagaacttgcacaattggtggctgactaaatacttttttgccccactgtattttcaAATTCTGCTGACCTTAGTGTAGCTGCTGACTCCGAGGACAGGAAGCAGAGCGGCCAATAGGGAGAAGCCCCACCCCCCAGCCATCATGGCTACCACATGCCTCAGCCGCAGCCTTTTGTTCTTGTGCATGGCGTTGGTGATGGTGTGCCACCGCTCTAACGTTATAATGGTCAGCGTGTAGACCGACAGCTCGCTGGCGAACACCGTCAGGAACCCCGCCACACCACAGCCCGCACCCGTCTGCCAGAACGTGGCGTGGTTGTAGTATTCCTACAATAAAATACAACTTTATTATTGGATGTGGACTAGAACTCCTACAATCAAATACAACTTTATTATTTGATATGGACTAGAACTCCTACAATATAACTTTATTATTTGATATGGACTAGAACTCCTACAATAAAATACAACTTTATTATTGGAAATGGACTAGAACTCCTACAATAAAATACAACTTTATTATTGGATATGGACTAGAACTCCTACAAACAATACAACTTTATTATTGGATATAGACTAGAACTCCTACAAACAATACAACTTTAGAATTTGATATGGACTAGAACTCCTACAATACAACTTTATTATTTGATATGGATTAGAACTCCTACAATAAAATACAACTTTATTATTGGATATGGACTAGAACTCCTACAATACAACTTTATTATTAGATATGGACTAGAACTCCTACAATACAACTTTATTATTAGATATGGACTAGAACTCCTACAATACAACTTTATTATTGGATATGGACTAGAACTCCTACAATACAACTTTATTATTAGATATGGACTAGAACTCCTACAATACAACTTTATTATTGGATGTGGACTAGAACTCCTACAATACAATGCAACTTTATTATTGGATATAGACTAGAACTCCTACAATACAACTTTATTATTGGATATGGACTAGAACTCCTACAATAAAATACAACTTTATTATTGGATATGGATTAGAACTCCTACAATAAAATACAACTTTATTATTGGATATGGATTAGAACTCCTACAATAAAATACAACTTTATTATTGGATATGGATTAGAACTCCTACTATAAAATACAACTTTATTATTGGATATGGATTAGAACTCCTACAATACAACTTTATTATTGGATATGGATTAGAACTCCTACAATAAAATACAACTTTATTATTGGATATAGACTAGAACTCCAACTTCACAACTTTATTATTGGATATGAACTAGAACTCCTACAATAAAATGCAACTGTATTATTGGATATAGACTAGAACTCCTACAATAACATACAATACAACTTTAGTGTCCAAATAGGAAAGAGTCattacaaaaatataaacattggAAAGCAAGCATTACAGGGTCAGCCGCAGTGCAGCCCCCCTGGAGAAGTTTAGGTGTTAAGttctgccttgctcaagggttcAATGGTAGGTGGTTGGTAGTAATGTACTCAACTGAAAAGAGCAGCCCTACAGAAGCCAGTTCAGTCTCCACCTTTTCATAGCCCAACTTGAGACTTGAACCAGTGACCTTCTGATATACCTCTCTAAGCCTTTGGGCTATGTACCTTGCGTGAGTGGTAGTCCATGGCTGCAATGAGGAGGAGGTAGACCCCCATGCAGAGGTCTGCGAAGGCCAGGTTACACATCAGGAACCGAGAGACATTGAGCTTCTGGTGGCTGGTGAGCAGAatgataaaaaatgtaaaaaatataatcaATTACTTGAATATAAGTTGCAATTAAAGCATTGTTTTAATTATATTTTTCTTATTCAAGCAACATTTCTTAGTAGACCACACATGGTCAGTTTACGCAAGAGGATAAGAGTTGAGCACATTCTTCACTATAGAATTAAATCGATTACAAACCATTAATTCAAATTCAATTGGTTTGGAATCTATCCCTGACAAAGATGGTTGGCATTATCAGCACACTTGTCCAGAGACATGCAGGTCTATGACATTGACCACTAGTTAATCCTAAATCTATTTTCTCTCCCTTTACCTGATGATCAGTACGACCAGCACGGCCATGTTCCCGGCCACAGCGAATACAATGATGAGCCAGGTGACTGAACGGAGGAAGGAGTATCCCAGCAGATCCTCACAGGGGTTGAAGGCGTCGGACTCCGGGGTGCACTGGAAGGGTCCAGGACACAGGCTCAGCTGCAGGTCTGGGTATTGGAGGTTGATGTCGTACAGGTCTGTCACATTGTCTGCCGAGTGGTCCCTGTAGAAAAGGGGAAGACAACATGGATTTGTTCAACATTAGGTGTAGGAGGTAGAGACCGCCCCCCAAAAAAGAAAATGGGCAATCAAGGGAAAAACATTACGAAAGCCTTTAACTTTCCCCTGATACATGGTGGAAATATTGTCTTACATGATTTCATCATCGTCATCGCACAGCCTTCTGAGGTTCGGAGAGAGTGCAAGGACAACTTTTTCCCTTTGGATGCATAAAGAGAAAAGGTTAGAGTAGACCCTTGAGTGTCAACCTTTTTGTGTACCTGTGATGAGCACCTATGTGctaaaatattacatgacattacatttcctaacactttacccaatacatttagtgtgttccctcaggccactactccactATGTGGCAGaggaatcagaattagttgggtaacatagataaataagatgttttattcatctaatatgcttatgtgagatacttgtcattagaatgtatcCTTTTGGACTATagtgttggcagttgcactttTTTCTAAGCTGGGGCTCAGTCatttggggcccagagaggggagaggtcaggcttgtcgtTTACATGTCTctggtgctatgcagaatatcagaaagggaagaggacaggatGGAACCTTGCCTTTACATGtgaatgtatctgttaaaccatgtgaagggatggcgtgattAAGGGGGGAACCAATTAAGtcactcccctcagtgagcttgtccaggagtggggagaagagggggtttacttgagatgggagtataTAGAGTTGACAATTGAGTTATGgcttggatgaggtaatgttttggtactatgaagtaccaggaacgagattAGAACCTCGTTTTAGAGACCAAACTGAGAGATAATTATAGTGAATGCAATCTGGCTAAGGGATACTCCTTTCTCAAGTAAAAGGCCCTTTGTGAAgagttcctaagatctgtggttcttcatgtacagtgagggaaaaaagtatttgatcccctgctgattttgtacgtttgcccactgacaaaaaaatgatcagtctataattttaatggtaggtttatttgaacagtgagagacagaattacaactaaaaaaataaataaattgatttgcattttaatgagagaaataagtatttgacccctctgcaaaacatgacttagtacttgatggcaaaacccttgttggcaatcagaggtcagacgtttcttgtagttggccgccaggtttgcacacatctcaggagggattttgtcccactcctctttgcagatcttctccaagtcattaaggttttgaggctgacgtttggcaacttgaACCTTCAGCTctctccacagattttctatgggattaaggtctggagactggctaggccactccaggaccttaattttcttcttcttgagccactcctttgttgccttggtcgtgtgttttgggtcattgtcatgctggaatacccatccacgacccattttcaatgccctggctgagggaaggaggttctcacccaagatttgacggtacatggccccgtccatcgtccttTTGATGCAGTGAAGTTGTCATGTCCcattagcagaaaaacacccccaaagcataatgtttccacctccatgtttgacggtggggatggtgttcttggggtcataggcagcattgcTCCtcttccaaacacggcgagttgagttgatgccaaagagctccattttggtctcatctgaccacaacactttcacccagttgtcctctgaatcattcagatgttaattggcaaacttcagacgagcatgtatatgtgctttcttgagtagcgggaccttgcgggcgctgcatgatttcagtccttcactgcgtagtgtgttaccaattgtttcttggtgactatggtcccagctcccttgagatcattgacaagctcctcctgtgtagttctgggctgattcctcaccgttctcatgatcattgcaactccacgaggtgagatcttgcatggagccccaggccgagggagattgacagttcttttgtgtttcttccatttgcgaataatcgcaccaactgttgtcaccttctcaccaagatgcttggcgatggtcttgtagcccattccagcattgtgtaggtctacaatcttgtccctgacatccttggagagctctttggtcttggccatggtggagagtttggaatctgattgattgattgcttctgtggacaggtgtcttttatacaggtaatacgctgagattaggagcactccctttaacctgttgcgtctaccaaacccggatccgggattctatttacagacctaagctcattaccataacgcaacgttaactattcatgaaaatcgcaaatgaaatgaaataaatatgccatctctcaagcttagccttttgtaaacaacactgtcatctcagattttcaaaatatgcttctcaaccataggaaaacaatcatttgtgtaaaagtggctagctagcgtagcattgagcattagcattagcgttagcatccagcacgcaagatttcaacaaaaacataaaagccttcaaataaaataatttacctttgaagaacttcggatgttttcaatgaggagactctcagttagatagcagatgctcagtttttccaaaaaaagattctttgtgaattccaaatagctccgttttctacatcacatttggctaccaaaaaaaaaaagaaaattcagtcctcaaaacgcgaacttttttccaaattaactccataatatcgactgaaaacatggcaaacgttgtttagaatcaatcctcaaggtgtttttcacatatctcttcaatgatatattgttcgtggaagcatggtttctcccctcaatcaaatggaaaagtacaagcagctggcgtttgcgcaccgaattccacgcaggacaccaggcggacacttggaaaatgtctcttatggtcaatcttccaatgatatgcctacaaatacgtcacaatgctgctaacaccttgggggaacgacagaaagtgtaggctcattccttgcgcaatcacagccatataaggagacaatggaaaacagagcttcagagattctgcataatatgcatagtcgagcatcttttcatgacaaaatatcgcgcttaaaacgggaacgttttttatccaaaaatgaaatagcgcccctagagatccaacaggttaagagtgtgctcctaatctcagctcgttacctgtataaaagacacctgggagccagaaatctttctgattgagtgggggtcaaatacttatttccctcattaaaatgcaaataaatgtacagtgccttgcgaaagtattcggcccccttgaactttgcgaccttttgccacatttcaggcttcaaacataaagatataaaactgtatttttttgtgaagaatcaacaacaagtgggacacaatcatgaagtggaacaacatttattggatatttcaaacttttttaacaaatcaaaaactgaaaaattgggcgtgcaaaattattcagcccccttaagttaatactttgtagcgccaccttttgctgcgattacagctgtaagtcgcttggagtatgtctctatcagttttgcacatcgagagactgaaattttttcccattcctccttgcaaaacagctcgagctcagtgaggttggatggagagcatttgtgaacagcagttttcagttctttccacagattctcgattggattcaggtctggactttgacttggccattctaacacctggatatgtttattattgaaccattccattgtagattttgctttatgttttggatcattgtcttgttggaagacaaatctccgtcccagtctcaggtcttttgcagactccatcaggttttcttccagaatggtcctgtatttggctccatccatcttcccatcaattttaaccatcttccctgtccctgctgaagaaaagcaggcccaaaccatgatgctgccaccaccatgtttgacagtggggatggtgtgttcagctgtgttgcttttacgccaaacataacgttttgcattgttgccaaaaagttcaattttggtttcatctgaccagagcaccttcttccacatgtttggtgtgtctcccaggtggcttgtggcaaactttaaacaacactttttatggatatctttaagaaatggctttcttcttgccactcttccataaaggccagatttgtgcaatatacgactgattgttgtcctatggacagagtctcccacctcagctgtagatctctgcagttcatccagagtgatcatgggcctcttggatgcatctctgatcagtcttctccttgtatgagctgaaagtttagagggacggccaggtcttggtagatttgcagtggtctgatactccttccatttcaatattatcgcttgcacagtgctccttggaatgtttaaagcttgggaaatctttttgtatccaaatccggctttaaacttcttcacaacagtatctcggatctgcctggtgtgttccttgttcttcatgatgctctctgcgcttttaacggacctctgagactatcacagtgcaggtgcatttatacggagacttgattacacacaggtggattgtatttatcatcattagtcatttaggtcaacattggatcattcagagatcctcactgaacttctggagagagtttgctgcactgaaagtaaagaggctgaataattttgcacgcccaatttttcagtttttgatttgttaaaaaagtttgaaatatccaataaatgtcgttccacttcatgattgtgtcccacttgttgttgattcttcacaaaaaaatacagttttatatctttatgtttgaagcctgaaatgtggcaaaaggtcgcaaagttcaagggggccgaatactttcgcaaggcactgtataacatttttgacatgcgtttttctggattttgttgttattctgtctctcactgttcaaataaacctaccattaaaattatagactgataatttctttgacagtgggcaaatgtacaaagtcagcaggtgatcaaatactttttcccctcactgtaagTTGAGAGGtgtatctttgctataaaagatctcagttgccattatgttggGACTCTCAACAATTCATTATAGATAGTGAGTTGTTGAAAGTCAAAGGGCTATTGTAAAGCTCATATTATTAAAGAtgaagtttaagtataactctgactggtgtgtggtttataactctcctcatttggtaatacaggaaattgcCACGACAACTAtcacatacagttgaaatcggaagtttacatacacttagggtggagtcattaaaacttgtttttcaaccacttcacacatttcttgttaacaaactatagttttggcaagtcggttaggacatctactttgtgcatgacacaggtactttttccaacaattgttaacatacagattatttcacttatcattcactgtatcacaatttcagtgggtcagaagtttacatacactaagttaactgtgcctttaaacagcttgggaaattccagaaaattatgacatggctttagaagcttcggacaggctaattgacataatttgagtcaaatggaggtgtacctgtggaggtatttcaaggcctaccttcaaactcagtgcctctttgcttgacatcatgggaaaatcaaaagaaatcagccaagaccccagaaaaaaaattgtagacctccacaagtctggttcatctttgagagcaatttccaaacgcctgaaggtaccacatacatctgtacaaacgatagcacgcaagtataaacaccatgggaccacgcagccgtcataccgctcaggtaggagatgcgttctgtctcctagagatgaacctactttggtgtgaaaagtgcaaatcaatcccagaacaacagcaaaggcccttgtgaagatgctggaggaagcaggtacaaaagtatctatattcacagtaaaacgagtcctatatcaacataacctgataggctgctcagaaaggaagaagccactgctccaaaaccgcccaaaaaaagccagactacggcatgcaactgcacatggggacaaagatcgtattttttggagaaatgaccgctggtctgatgaaacaaaaatagaactgtttggccataatgaccatcgttatgtttggaggaaaaagggggaggcttgcaagccgaagaacacgatcccaaccgtgaagcacagggctggcagcatcatgttgtggagggactttgctgcaggagggactggtgcacttcacaaaatagatggcatcacaaggcaagaaaattatgtggatatattgaagcaacatctcaagatatcagtcaggaagataaagcttggtcgcaaatgggtcttccaaatggacaatgaccccatgcatacttccgaagttgtgtcaaaatggcttaaggacaacaaagtgaaggtattggagtggccattacaaagccctgacctccatcctatagaaaatgtgttggcagaactgaaaaagcgtgggcgagcaaggaggcctacaaacctgattcatttacaccagctctgccaggaagaatgggccaaaattcacccaacttattgtgggaagcttgtggaaggctacccaaaacgttttacccaagttaaaccatttaaaggcaatgctaccaaatactaattgagtgtatgtaaacttctgacccactgggaatgtgacgaaataaataaaagctgaaataaatcattctttctactattattctgacatttcacattcttaaaagaaagtggtTATCCTGACTGGCCTAAGatagggaatgtttactaggattaaatgtcaggaatagtgaaaaactgtttttaaatgtatttggctaaggtgtacataaacttccgacttccctgtaaatacagtacaacatccatgtgtacgtgcgtgtcttatcatgtgtatgtgtgtctgagcctgtgtgtgtccagtctccgctgttccataagatgttttttttaaatcagattctactgcttgcattagttacctgatgtggaacagagttccatgtaaccatggctctatgtagtactatgcacctcccatagtctgttattGACTTGGGGATTGTGTAGAGAGGCCtatggtggcatgtcttgtggagtatgcatgggtgtctgagctgtgtgctagtagtttagacagatgcctcggtgcattcagcatgtcaacacttcttacaataACTGTGTGGCAAAATCCTGCACAGAGCCTTCACCGtgcgctgccactttaagagcgcatcagcagtaaggaaggaggaaataaagacagctcgttcagctctttggggaggggctcttgggtggcgcgacagtttgattgtgtgtgctgtgctgcagaagttttgttttcagcgtgtgtagtttataaagtatttaactcaatcatcggtgtgaTCGCTACAACTCAATCcatcctccactttgagccatgagagatttacatgtTTATTATTCATgctagctctctgtgtacatttaagggccagccgtgctgcccagTTCTGAACCAATTGTAATTTGTTCGAGGtctctctttgtggcacctgaccacacaactgaagaGTAGtgcaggtgcgacaaaactagggcctgtaggatctgccttgttgatggtgttgttaaaaaggctttattatggacagacttctccccatcttagctactggtgtatcaacatgttttgaccatgacagtttacactccaagcagtttagtcaccccAACTTGCTAAATtttcacattatttattacaatatttagttgaggtttagggtttagtgaatgatttgtcccaaatacaatgcttttagttttagaaatatttatagATGTGTACCTACTTGTCTTTGCGTCGCCAGGTGTGAAAGGCACAGCAGTGGCTGGGGTAAGTAATCTCTGCCACCTCCAGCTCTAGGAGGCTTTCTAGAGGAGGTAGAGTCTTCAGGTAGGGGGTAGAACGGGCAATCAGGACCTTTAAATGTTCCAAACCTCGACGGGGGAGTGTGTCGAGAGCTGTGGAGGAGACGTCACTGGGCAACACACACAAGATACAGGAAACACCCAAGTCAAATGTTGACACATTTTTTCCTACCTGTTAcaatataactttattgtccatagtTACAGCGAACAATGAAAAATGATCTTCTACTCTCTTCATTTCTAAACCCCTCCCACACATCACACAGAGTAGCACAGGGTAAAGCTGCAGTGCAGCACCCCTGTATGGAGCGCATGGTGTGGTTAAAGGCCTTGCTCAAGAGCCCAATGGTAGGGGATTATTATTAGGATATGAACCCAGCAGCTCTCCAGGTGCCAGATCAATTTCTCCCTTTTTTTCCAAGCGCCTAGCCCGGGAATCCAGAAGGCGACCTTTCGGCTACAGGCCCAACTCCTTAGCCGCTCGGGCTACctacccccaagacctaaccctAAACTTTCACCGTAACAAATTTTTACACTCTTTTGTTTTTAACAATGTCAAGCAGGGTGcaaacaaacaatacaacaagACAAGACAACATACCATTACAATCTAACAAATACAGAAGGAGACCTGGCCGCCAAAttgtgtatatacactgaacaaaaattaaaacgcaacatgcaacaatttcaaagagttacagttcatataagaaaatctgtcaatttaaataaattcattaggcccaaacctatgaatttcacatgactgggaatacagatatgcatctgttggtcacagtgagcatttgcccactgaattcGGTTACGACgcagaactgcagtcaggtcaagatcccggtgaggatgatgagcatgcagatgagcttccctgagacagtttctgactgTTTGTGCAGACATTCTTTGGTTCTGCAA carries:
- the LOC139375683 gene encoding lutropin-choriogonadotropic hormone receptor-like produces the protein MAPARRAVWVLLALSGVLNLRSCWTFTCPSICKCSLKSDTCYKDTGDKLSCTRETQLRSQAAPSLHVFKTSFSLCIIFRRLTHLPLNEVPSNAFRGLINVSRIEISQSDCTRYIRNHAFLSLHSLTEIQIQNIRNLISIEKGAFTDLPKLRYLSICNTGIIHFPDFSTISSLVILEYFFLELGDNMQLHSIPANAFQGITEESVYMKIIKNGFKEIKSHAFNGTKLDKLILKDNRYLRNIHEDAFEGASGPTVLDVSSTALDTLPRRGLEHLKVLIARSTPYLKTLPPLESLLELEVAEITYPSHCCAFHTWRRKDKEKVVLALSPNLRRLCDDDDEIMDHSADNVTDLYDINLQYPDLQLSLCPGPFQCTPESDAFNPCEDLLGYSFLRSVTWLIIVFAVAGNMAVLVVLIISHQKLNVSRFLMCNLAFADLCMGVYLLLIAAMDYHSRKEYYNHATFWQTGAGCGVAGFLTVFASELSVYTLTIITLERWHTITNAMHKNKRLRLRHVVAMMAGGWGFSLLAALLPVLGVSSYTKVSICLPMDIESLASQVYVVALLLLNVTAFFIICCCYVRIYLSIHNPDLAIRHGDSKIAKRMAVLIFTDFICMAPISFFGISAALRMPLITVSHSKILLVLFYPINSLCNPFLYTIFTRSFQKDIRLLLSRCSFCHARAEFYRAQNLEAHTIPPKGSTTSPRKHHSFRFYTYHIKMQGCFLCEGGGAT